In Yarrowia lipolytica chromosome 1F, complete sequence, a genomic segment contains:
- a CDS encoding uncharacterized protein (Compare to YALI0F11715g, no similarity), translating to MMWIFPRASNAPEYERANQDNEGQPPNHRARQAEQRRVTGACTYRPRPRTVGISPQSFENGDKSEFKPVRVALTHQGIQAKVDDQFEPANEARERPLSDLITDLLNRLDISCNCGGSYSIVETSKQFCGARSPQERLTALLTWFSLTWNRVIILFDKYQCCYLRHSTCELVYPFQITSVVPWLFQTGFVSNINKTSTNNFNQSTKHQLTIPAYQQNTNQQCRSVN from the exons ATGATGTGGATCTTCCCTCGAGCGAG CAATGCTCCAGAATATGAGCGAGCCAACCAAGACAATGAGGGTCAGCCCCCGAATCACCGAGCCCGACAAGCAGAACAACGTCGAGTCACTGGAGCCTGTACCTACAGACCCAGGCCAAGAACTGTCGGCATTTCCCCTCAGTCCTTCGAGAACGGGGACAAGAGTGAGTTCAAGCCAGTACGTGTAGCATTGACTCACCAAGGAATTCAGGCTAAGGTCGACGACCAGTTCGAGCCTGCTAACGAGGCCCGAGAACGACCTCTGTCTGACCTGATAACGGATCTGCTGAATCGATTGGACATTTCGTGCAACTGTGGCGGTTCGTACTCTATCGTTGAGACGAGCAAGCAGTTTTGTGGGGCCAGAAGCCCCCAGGAACGTCTCACAGCTCTGCTAACATGGTTTTCGCTAACCTGGAACAGAGTCATTATTCTATTCGACAAATATCAGTGCTGCTACCTGCGACACAGCACTTGTGAATTGGTCTATCCCTTTCAGATCACCAGCGTTGTTCCGTGGCTATTTCAGACCGGCTTCGTTAGTAATATCAACAAAACGTCAACTAACAATTTCAACCAATCAACAAAACACCAACTAACAATTCCAGCCTATCAACAAAACACCAACCAACAATGTCGCTCAGTCAATTAA
- a CDS encoding uncharacterized protein (Compare to YALI0F11737g, similar to uniprot|Q6CHL0 Yarrowia lipolytica YALI0A07755g), which yields MGRLLPRSFHHQLTHSLHHKHTTMTRLRYARKNIFHFRVLEHKNKSLAVCFSASANLLPVSYVANDEEVGLFLETHFSFSKDTTVVIVDRDTDRKYSITSNQKLVSSRLSRNVQLVVPSVFQSTGDSYKNLSFPFQVAHKYLRSGYPLANAVEHGLWGANCKKAWIGIDLDNFDEELDSIQTASKPHHFVHPNYHPTHYRCDHYHPANTKLGFPPGLHKDTLESAFLTREGQEYEFRTGWVPVKEVARLGKLRAGY from the coding sequence atgggTCGACTTCTCCCCAGATCTTTCCATCATCAGTTAACCCACTCACTACACCACAAGCACACCACGATGACCCGACTGAGATACGCCCGAAAAAACATCTTCCACTTCCGGGTGCTTGAGCACAAAAACAAGTCGCTGGCAGTGTGCTTTTCCGCCTCCGCCAATCTTCTTCCCGTTTCATATGTGGCTAACGATGAAGAGGTCGGGCTTTTTCTGGAGACTCATTTCAGCTTCTCCAAAGACACCACCGTGGTGATTGTTGACCGTGATACTGACAGAAAGTACTCGATCACGTCCAACCAGAAGCTGGTCAGCTCCCGACTGTCCCGAAACGTCCAATTGGTGGTCCCCTCGGTATTCCAATCCACCGGAGACAGCTACAAGAATCTCTCTTTTCCGTTTCAGGTTGCCCACAAGTACCTCCGGTCGGGCTATCCTCTCGCCAACGCCGTGGAGCATGGCCTTTGGGGCGCCAATTGCAAAAAGGCGTGGATTGGTATTGATCTAGACAACTTTGAtgaggagctggacagTATCCAAACCGCCTCTAAACCCCATCATTTTGTCCACCCGAACTACCACCCCACCCATTATCGATGTGACCACTACCACCCAGCAAACACCAAACTCGGGTTCCCTCCGGGTCTACATAAAGACACTCTGGAGTCTGCGTTTCTGACCCGGGAGGGCCAGGAGTACGAGTTCCGAACCGGCTGGGTGCctgtcaaggaggtggccaGACTGGGTAAGCTCAGAGCGGGCTATTGA
- a CDS encoding uncharacterized protein (Compare to YALI0F11671g, no similarity), with translation MFRTLQSLKTARFPSVQIRQITVGTANPRYHVHLLDKDTTDKFRQKFKHLRDVDSITATVSLSPDPLAVFCASTSISPIKKTLLDPKESPLRHTIYRPDADEDHTHKETRIYSLKEFQTLYGQDSVTDADCLSNLYCDPRVFDKGNSDFLKVLNEVLKKDAYKDPQVKDFAAGQVFSILPPQKQKKGSAPGGTLYIPVFDNRNPPMQARVPDVQDTMGMIVVDYEGKINPDTYEENFQYRIITPDGPPQLSDYIYPKVKKVCEEAN, from the coding sequence ATGTTCCGAACGCTTCAATCGCTGAAAACCGCCCGATTTCCGTCGGTCCAGATCCGCCAGATCACCGTGGGCACCGCCAACCCCCGCTACCACGTCCATCTGCTCGACAAAGACACCACGGATAAGTTCCGACAAAAGTTCAAGCATCTTCGAGACGTGGACTCTATCACCGCCACCGTGTCGCTTTCCCCGGACCCTCTGGCCGTCTTTTGCGCCTCCACGTCCATCTCTCCCATCAAGAAGACGCTTCTAGACCCCAAAGAATCGCCTCTAAGACACACCATCTATCGACCGGACGCCGATGAAGATCACACCCACAAGGAGACCCGAATCTACTCGCTCAAGGAGTTCCAGACCCTGTACGGCCAGGACTCCGTCACCGACGCCGATTGTCTCTCTAACCTGTACTGCGACCCCCGAGTGTTCGACAAAGGCAACTCCGACTTCCTCAAGGTGCTCAACGAGGTGCTCAAAAAGGACGCCTACAAGGACCCCCAGGTCAAGGACTTTGCTGCGGGCCAGGTCTTTTCTATTTTGCCTCCCCAGAAGCAAAAGAAGGGCTCTGCCCCCGGCGGAACCCTTTACATCCCCGTGTTTGACAACAGAAACCCCCCCATGCAGGCTCGAGTTCCCGACGTCCAGGACACCATGGGCATGATTGTGGTGGATTACGAGGGCAAGATCAACCCTGACACCTATGAGGAGAACTTCCAGTACAGAATCATCACTCCCGACGGACCCCCCCAGCTATCGGACTACATCTACCCCAAGGTGAAGAAGGTGTGCGAGGAGGCCAACTAA
- a CDS encoding uncharacterized protein (Compare to YALI0F11649g, similar to Saccharomyces cerevisiae GPI18 (YBR004C); ancestral locus Anc_3.201, similar to uniprot|P38211 Saccharomyces cerevisiae YBR004c) — protein MKHFTTLIVVFVAIKAYLVALALVVPRQYDTSSTLLFPNNRFLSRLVIWDSVFFVSSAERSHLYEHEWAFSWMWSRALGLAGSRDAIAYTAIAVSSLSHLLAALMLRKLTESVFHNKRFAETTALMYILSPAGIFLVAGYTESLFALLSFTGLYLRQRGQYPLAGAVLGASCLLRGNGLLWGIPFLFDLASAIKHNQFNRGVSVVIGGSLVGAVFLYTQYLPWSIFCPERDEWCNYYIPSIYGYVQQRYWNVGFLRYWTANNIPNFLFAAPVLYLMYQSMSTNPSLVPFYTVHAIMGLACVFMWHVQIITRISTCLPTLYWYMAKLAQGYNGHYVVRYIFVWITFQVVMWGAYLPPA, from the coding sequence ATGAAACATTTCACAACGCTCAttgtggtgtttgtggccatCAAGGCATACTTGGTAGCGCTTGCGCTCGTGGTCCCCCGGCAATATGACACCTCTTCGACCTTGCTGTTCCCCAACAACCGTTTTCTGTCGCGTTTGGTCATCTGGGACtctgtgttttttgtgtcCAGCGCAGAGCGATCCCATCTGTACGAACACGAATGGGCCTTCAGCTGGATGTGGTCCCGTGCTCTGGGACTCGccggatcacgtgacgccaTTGCCTACACGGCGATCGCCGTCTCGTCGCTGAGTCATCTTCTGGCGGCCCTCATGCTCAGAAAACTCACCGAGTCCGTTTTCCACAACAAGCGGTTTGCCGAAACCACCGCGCTCATGTACATCTTGTCGCCGGCGGGCATTTTTCTGGTGGCGGGATATACCGAGTCGTTGTTTGCGCTTCTGTCGTTCACAGGTTTGTACTTGAGACAGCGGGGCCAGTACCCGTTGGCAGGAGCAGTTTTGGGAGCGTCCTGCTTACTAAGAGGCAACGGTCTGCTGTGGGGAATCCCCTTTCTGTTTGATCTGGCCTCTGCCATCAAGCACAACCAGTTCAACAGGGGAGTTTCTGTTGTTATTGGCGGGTCTCTGGTTGGAGCGGTCTTTCTGTACACCCAGTACCTGCCCTGGTCCATCTTCTGTCCCGAGCGCGACGAATGGTGCAACTACTACATTCCTAGCATCTACGGCTATGTTCAGCAGCGGTACTGGAACGTTGGTTTCCTGAGATACTGGACGGCCAACAACATTCCCAACTTTCTGTTTGCCGCCCCAGTGCTCTATCTCATGTACCAGTCCATGTCGACCAACCCGTCGCTGGTTCCTTTCTACACGGTGCATGCCATCATGGGTTTGGCGTGTGTCTTCATGTGGCATGTTCAGATCATCACCCGTATCTCCACCTGTCTGCCGACcctgtactggtacatggCCAAGCTGGCTCAGGGGTACAATGGGCACTATGTGGTGCGCTACATTTTCGTCTGGATCACCTTTCAGGTGGTCATGTGGGGTGCTTATTTGCCGCCTGCGTAG
- a CDS encoding uncharacterized protein (Compare to YALI0F11693g, some similarities with uniprot|Q9PTY5 Xenopus laevis RanBPM protein RANBPM gene, similar to Saccharomyces cerevisiae VID30 (YGL227W); ancestral locus Anc_3.544) translates to MTDAKPHNPKWIPEYLLETAFSERYGYTEDDVAQAASVSGDLSFLRGWNGPHKTRNTSTNTSTSTSNGNAGNADNADNGGAKATDTSCPAPVSSANMLELHQQQDHKPISLPKLPTMWIPAVDSINCIRDELEIDTETGDDDGKDENVVYKSDAPIPRGCGVYYYEVEILSASKDSAVCMGFCKTSAPLTKPPGFETESWGYHSDYGNVMCCQGTSKDYGPSFNQPGDVVGCCINFKKREAFFTKNGMPLTKAFSDLPSDPLYPAIGVKKKSTNSPGARIKANFGGSGPFVFDIKQYVLKQKHETQKRIESSTKVPAHAARNAFQEKQLAQGNLNPLINNLVMSYLTHVGYVDTAEALYRDVCRDQDMQDEGTGGGDVSMEPPSDEGLKSLASYLSPDITIRHQIRGLILSGDIDGAMALVEEHYPTVFESQDMVLFQLKCRKFVELLQANEVIEAVEYGRELKMEYANDPRPQVQDLLRHAFSLIAYDSDQVNEELDTVKSREELWEQLSSAILVAHGRSPVAPLKRIVQHTRQMIKVLGESGNDTASFLNVTRDFM, encoded by the coding sequence ATGACCGACGCCAAACCGCACAATCCCAAGTGGATCCCCGAGTACCTGCTGGAAACGGCCTTTTCCGAGCGCTACGGTTACACGGAGGACGACGTGGCCCAGGCAGCGTCTGTTTCCGGTGACCTGTCCTTTTTGCGAGGCTGGAACGGACCCCACAAGACCAGAAACACAagcacaaacacaagcacaagcacaagcaACGGCAACGCGGGTAACGCGGACAACGCGGACAACGGAGGAGCTAAAGCCACAGACACCTCTTGTCCAGCCCCAGTCTCGTCGGCCAACATGCTGGAACTGCATCAGCAACAGGACCACAAGCCCATCTCTCTGCCCAAATTGCCGACCATGTGGATCCCGGCGGTGGACTCCATCAACTGCATCCGAGACGAGCTGGAAATCGACACAGAAACGGGCGACGACGACGGCAAGGACGAAAACGTGGTGTACAAGTCGGACGCCCCTATCCCCCGAGGCTGTGGCGTCTACTACTACGAGGTGGAGATTCTGTCGGCCTCCAAAGACTCGGCCGTGTGCATGGGTTTCTGCAAGACGAGTGCGCCGCTGACCAAACCGCCGGGCTTCGAAACCGAGTCCTGGGGCTACCATTCCGACTACGGCAACGTCATGTGTTGCCAGGGCACCTCCAAGGACTATGGGCCGTCTTTCAACCAGCCAGGCGACGTGGTGGGCTGCTGCATCAACTTCAAGAAGCGCGAGGCCTTCTTCACAAAGAATGGCATGCCGCTGACCAAGGCGTTTTCGGATCTCCCCTCAGACCCCCTCTACCCCGCCATTGgcgtcaagaagaagtccaCCAACTCGCCCGGCGCACGCATCAAGGCCAACTTTGGGGGATCGGGTCCGTTTGTGTTTGACATCAAGCAGTACGTGCTCAAACAGAAACACGAGACGCAGAAACGCATCGAGTCCAGCACAAAGGTGCCTGCCCATGCGGCTCGAAACGCATTCCAGGAAAAACAGCTCGCCCAGGGAAACCTCAACCCgctcatcaacaacctAGTCATGTCGTACCTGACGCATGTGGGCTACGTGGACACGGCTGAGGCTCTGTACCGCGATGTGTGCAGAGACCAGGATATGCAAGACGAAGGGACCGGTGGAGGCGATGTGAGTATGGAGCCTCCTTCCGATGAGGGACTCAAGTCGCTAGCGTCATACCTTTCTCCAGACATTACCATCAGGCACCAGATCCGCGGTCTGATTCTGTCGGGCGACATTGACGGCGCCATggctctggtggaggagcatTACCCGACCGTGTTTGAGTCTCAGGATATGGTGCTGTTCCAACTCAAGTGCCGTAAGTTtgtggagctgctgcaggcCAACGAGGTGATTGAGGCTGTGGAGTATGGCCGGGAACTCAAGATGGAGTACGCCAACGACCCCCGCCCACAGGTGCAGGATTTGTTGCGTCACGCCTTTTCGCTGATTGCCTACGATTCCGATCAGGTGAACGAGGAGCTCGACACAGTCAAGTCACGGGAGGAGCTATGGGAGCAGCTGTCGTCGGCCATTCTGGTTGCCCATGGACGGTCGCCCGTGGCGCCTCTCAAGCGCATTGTTCAGCATACGCGGCAGATGATCAAGGTGTTGGGGGAGAGTGGAAATGACACTGCGAGTTTCTTGAACGTGACGAGGGATTTTATGTAG
- a CDS encoding uncharacterized protein (Compare to YALI0F11759g, highly similar to uniprot|P39954 Saccharomyces cerevisiae YER043c, similar to Saccharomyces cerevisiae SAH1 (YER043C); ancestral locus Anc_3.545): MSAPPPNYKVADIGLAAFGRKEIELAENEMPGLMQTREKYAAVQPLKGARIAGCLHMTIQTAVLIETLVALGAEVTWSSCNIFSTQDHAAAAIAAAGVPVFAWKGETEEEYNWCIEQQLKAFKDGKKLNMILDDGGDLTTLVHEKYPEQLDDCFGLSEETTTGVHHLYRMMKEGKLKVPAINVNDSVTKSKFDNLYGCRESLIDGIKRATDVMIAGKTAVVAGFGDVGKGCAQALQSFGARVIVTEIDPINALQASVSGYQVLPMEEACKVGQIFVTTTGCRDIITGEHFSQMPNDAIVCNIGHFDIEIDVAWLKANAKNVVNIKPQVDRFEMPSGRHVILLAEGRLVNLGCATGHSSFVMSCSFTNQVLAQIALFNAKNDEFRKKHVEFAKSGPFEVGVHVLPKILDEEVARLHLDHLGVKLSKLSDVQAEYLGIAQEGPYKADIYRY; encoded by the coding sequence ATGTCCGCCCCCCCCCCCAACTACAAGGTTGCCGATATCGGTCTTGCTGCTTTTGGTCGAAAGGAGATCGAGCTCGCCGAGAACGAAATGCCCGGTCTGATGCAGACTCGAGAGAAGTATGCTGCTGTCCAGCCTCTTAAGGGCGCCCGAATCGCCGGATGTCTGCACATGACCATTCAGACCGCCGTTCTGATTGAGACTCTGGTTGCTCTTGGAGCCGAGGTGACCTGGTCTTCCTGCAACATTTTCTCCACCCAGGACCATGCCGCTGCCGCCATTGCCGCCGCCGGCGTTCCCGTCTTTGCCTGGAAGGGcgagaccgaggaggagtacaaCTGGTGcattgagcagcagctcaaggccttcaaggacggcaagaagctcaacatGATTCTTGACGACGGTGGAGATCTGACCACTCTGGTTCACGAGAAGTACCCCGAGCAGCTCGATGACTGTTTCGGTCTGTCCGAGGAGACCACCACCGGTGTCCACCATCTCTACCGAATGATGAAGGAGGGCAAGCTCAAGGTCCCCGCCATCAACGTCAACGACTCTGTCACCAAGTCCAAGTTTGATAACCTGTACGGATGCCGAGAGTCTCTGATCGACGGTATCAAGCGAGCCACCGATGTTATGATTGCCGGTAAGACCGCTGTTGTCGCCGGATTCGGAGATGTCGGAAAGGGCTGCGCCCAGGCTCTTCAGTCTTTCGGTGCCCGAGTCATTGTTACCGAGATTGACCCCATCAACGCCCTCCAGGCCTCTGTTTCTGGCTACCAGGTTCTCCCCATGGAGGAGGCCTGCAAGGTCGGTCAGATCTtcgtcaccaccaccggTTGCCGAGACATTATCACTGGCGAGCACTTCTCCCAGATGCCTAACGACGCCATTGTGTGCAACATTGGTCATTTCGATATCGAGATTGACGTTGCCTGGCTCAAGGCCAACGCCAAGAACGTGGTCAACATCAAGCCCCAGGTCGACCGATTTGAGATGCCCTCCGGCCGACACGTGATCCTCCTTGCTGAGGGCCGACTGGTCAACCTTGGCTGTGCCACCGGTCACTCCTCTTTCGTCATGTCCTGTTCTTTCACTAACCAGGTTCTGGCCCAGATTGCTCTGTTCAACGCCAAGAATGACGAGTTCCGAAAGAAGCACGTTGAGTTTGCCAAGTCCGGTCCCTTTGAGGTCGGCGTCCACGTGCTGCCCAAGATtctcgacgaggaggttgcCCGACTTCATCTCGACCACCTTGGCGTCAAGCTGTCCAAGCTGTCCGACGTTCAGGCCGAGTACCTGGGAATTGCCCAGGAGGGTCCCTACAAGGCCGACATTTACCGATACTAA
- a CDS encoding uncharacterized protein (Compare to YALI0F11803g, uniprot|Q9UR74 and uniprot|Q9URG4 Yarrowia lipolytica similar to uniprot|P00729 Saccharomyces cerevisiae YMR297w PRC1 carboxypeptidase y serine-type protease), which yields MAVTHFTPLNSIQGFIYPRFGSLKTARFASFAMKTAAILSCLGLVVASAIPDFTTSSQFPTKRLSARSVPGDLGLDDVQQYTGYLTANETGEHFFYWTVESRNDPSKDPVILWLQGGPGCSSMTGLLYENGPSFIDNATLTPIHNPHSWNNNATVVYLDQPVDSGFSWGQTNNTDTSAKGAKEVYAFLELFFQRFPQYPKTLHVAGESYAGHYIPSVGAEILRHPERSFDLKSVVIGNGLVDVLQQYKEYQPMFCGGGGVPAVVGPEVCDHLDDTLAACNKLVETCYNNVTSANCVPVGGELCSNLTLPFYNETLNINPYDITKKCEPALDNGCYNESDGMTRWLELPRVLTAIGAEHAWNGCSDNVSDLFYSTGDPFRPAQRDVTFMLQHGLPVLIYAGAHDIICNWLGQRAWTDALPWHGHFKFRLKKLRPWHVDGKVAGAVKSHAGFTFLRIEDAGHMVPHDQPKPALEMINRWISGDYWLVGEKH from the coding sequence ATGGCAGTTACACACTTCACACCTCTCAACTCTATCCAAGGGTTTATATACCCTCGGTTTGGGTCCCTGAAAACGGCCAGATTCGCCTCGTTTGCAATGAAAACCGCAGCCATTCTCTCCTGTCTCGGTCTGGTGGTCGCCTCGGCCATTCCGGACTTCACCACGTCGTCCCAGTTCCCCACAAAACGACTGTCTGCCCGATCGGTGCCCGGAGACCTCGGTCTGGACGATGTCCAGCAATACACCGGCTATCTGACCGCCAATGAGACCGGCGAACACTTTTTCTACTGGACCGTCGAGTCACGTAACGACCCGTCCAAAGACCCCGTCATTCTGTGGCTCCAGGGAGGCCCCGGATGCTCCTCAATGACGGGCTTGCTGTACGAGAACGGACCGTCGTTCATCGATAATGCCACCCTCACGCCCATCCACAACCCCCATTCGTGGAACAACAACGCCACCGTCGTCTATCTGGACCAGCCAGTGGACTCGGGCTTCTCCTGGGGCCAGACCAACAACACCGACACCTCGGCCAAGGGcgccaaggaggtgtaTGCGTTCCTCGAGCTCTTTTTCCAGCGATTCCCCCAGTATCCCAAGACTCTCCACGTTGCCGGCGAGTCCTACGCGGGCCACTACATTCCCTCTGTGGGCGCTGAGATTCTACGTCACCCAGAACGGTCTTTTGACCTCAAGTCTGTCGTCATTGGTAACGGACTGGTCGACGTGTTGCAACAGTACAAGGAATACCAACCAATGTTCTGCGGCGGCGGCGGAGTGCCCGCGGTCGTCGGTCCCGAGGTCTGTGATCATCTGGACGACACTCTGGCCGCCTGcaacaagctggtggaaaCTTGCTACAACAACGTCACCAGCGCCAACTGCGTGCCTGTGGGCGGCGAGCTCTGCTCAAACCTGACTCTGCCGTTTTACAACGAGACCCTCAACATCAATCCCTACGACATTACCAAAAAGTGCGAGCCTGCGCTGGACAATGGCTGCTACAACGAATCGGACGGCATGACGCGATGGCTCGAGCTTCCGCGGGTGCTGACCGCCATTGGAGCCGAACATGCCTGGAACGGATGCTCCGACAATGTGTCCGACCTCTTTTACTCCACCGGAGACCCCTTCCGACCCGCCCAGCGAGATGTGACGTTTATGTTGCAGCACGGGCTCCCGGTGCTTATCTACGCCGGAGCCCACGACATTATCTGTAACTGGCTGGGCCAGCGGGCCTGGACTGACGCTCTTCCGTGGCACGGACACTTCAAGTTCCGACTCAAAAAGCTCCGGCCCTGGCATGTGGATGGCAAGGTCGCGGGAGCGGTCAAGAGTCACGCGGGATTCACGTTTCTGCGGATCGAAGACGCGGGTCATATGGTTCCTCATGATCAGCCCAAGCCGGCTTTGGAGATGATTAATCGGTGGATTAGTGGTGATTATTGGTTGGTTGGAGAGAAGCATTAA
- a CDS encoding uncharacterized protein (Compare to YALI0F11781g, similar to Saccharomyces cerevisiae YDR051C; ancestral locus Anc_3.287, similar to uniprot|Q99288 Saccharomyces cerevisiae YDR051c): MGRPRLIILIRHGESEGNCDKSVNRHTSNHRIKLTANGEEQARDAGKRLADMVNKDDTLLFYTSPYQRTRQTTQLICEGIEEKNISYKVHEEPRLREQDFGNFQASASEMNKIWNDRSQYGHFFYRIPNGESAADVYDRCAGFNETLFRQFNSDKFPSVLVLVAHGIWIRVFLMKWYRWTYEKFESLRNLRHCEFIIMKRPEHTHKFELLNKMETWHELEADERKQEIKNSTEDSEDECMPNPDEDCLVLKAVPEKSVTSLTQHEKDILKKYKAAQQFHKEE, encoded by the exons ATGGGTCGACCGAGA CTTATCATCCTCATTCGACATGGAGAGTCGGAAGGCAATTGCGACAAGTCCGTCAACAGACACACATCCAACCACCGGATCAAGCTGACCGCCAACGGCGAGGAGCAGGCCCGGGACGCCGGCAAACGCCTCGCGGACATGGTCAATAAGGACGATACCCTTCTCTTCTACACATCGCCGTACCAACGGACCCGACAGACCACCCAGCTGATATGTGAGGGCATCGAGGAAAAGAACATCAGCTACAAGGTGCATGAAGAGCCGCGGTTGCGAGAGCAGGACTTCGGAAACTTCCAGGCGTCGGCGTCGGAGATGAACAAAATCTGGAACGACCGGTCCCAGTACGGTCACTTCTTCTACCGAATCCCCAACGGCGAGTCTGCTGCCGACGTGTATGACCGATGTGCTGGGTTCAACGAGACATTATTCCGCCAGTTCAACAGCGACAAGTTCCCCAGtgtgctggtgctggtggcACACGGCATCTGGATCCGGGTGTTTCTCATGAAGTGGTACCGGTGGACGTACGAGAAGTTTGAGTCGCTGCGCAACCTGCGCCACTGCGAGTTCATCATAATGAAGCGCCCCGAACACACCCACAAGTTTGAGttgctcaacaagatggAGACGTGGcacgagctggaggccgaTGAGCGCAAGCAAGAGATTAAGAACTCGACCGAGGACTCCGAGGACGAGTGCATGCCCAACCCGGACGAAGACTGTCTGGTGTTGAAGGCTGTGCCGGAAAAGAGCGTCACCAGCCTAACCCAGCATGAGAAGGACATTCTCAAAAAGTACAAGGCTGCTCAACAGTTTCACAAGGAGGAATAA